In the Archocentrus centrarchus isolate MPI-CPG fArcCen1 chromosome 19, fArcCen1, whole genome shotgun sequence genome, CAGCTTTTCCTACAACATCCAGCACTGGGACgggaaatgacaaaagtgacCCACCAACCCCTTTAGTTTCACTTCTGAGCACTGAGCAGGTAGACCTGTGCCGGACTCACCTGTGCTGCAGGATCTCCGCCGGCAGCTCGCAGACTGCATGAACATTACTTCGGTCTGAGCAGCACCGTGTGTGACGCCAAGGGTGCTGCCGCCTCAGGTAAAAGTTACGGGTCTCCGCCAAAGAAGTTTCCAGATACCCAGACCCGTCACCGCTGACAACTTCCGGTCAAAAAGCGGACGCAGCGGTTGGATTTCCTCTGCTTTCACCGTGTTTGTGTCCGACTTCAGACCGAAAACAGCCGCGCTCAACTCGGGACCCGATATGCAGCACCGACCTCCGCAGCCTTCTCCAGAGCCAAGCTGGCAGCACAgacctctcctcttcctccgctTTCCCGGCTTCCTCTACCGGCAACACGGCGGCGCCTCCGCCTCCTGCCGGACTGGAGGTTTCCACTCTGATCGTCATCAGTCTATTTACCTGCATTAATGTGCTGATTAATGTTCTATATGCGCTGCTTACTCATCTATTGTATGAAATACCATTTAGCAGACATGCAGTTGTTTATGGATCACTGAATAAAAAGTGTCTTTATAACAGAAACGGACCACAGAGTCCAAAAACGATCCATAAGGACTAAAATTACTCAAAAATAATgatcacaaagacacaaaacgaccaaaagacaacaaatatgcTCACTACGAGGCACAAAGATCACACGAAATTAACACAAGGCGACAAACATGAGCAAAATCAGACAAAAAGAAAGACTGCAGAGACACAAATCAACAAAAAACAATTACAGAAGCACAAAATTAACACAAAATGGCTCAAAGGACAAAactggatgaaaaaaatatcagaatGAGATAAAAAACGgttaagaaaagaaacaaaaacacagaaatcacATGACTAGACAAAAATGAGTACAACACAAATTGACCAGAAAGACCCACAAGATGACCACAGTGGCACAAAACAACCCACAAACAGACACAAGTGAAGAAGAGCagataaataaatcaacacacagacagaagctcaggGGCTTAAAGATGAATTTTACAGAAACGTGTGTGAGACCTGCAGAAGAACTCAGAAAACAGGAGACACGAAGCAGGACACGTGCGCTCTGacggctgaactttattggaaACACTGCCGGTAAACAGTGACCTCTGTGGGGCAGAGGTCACATtgatcttcatcatcatcatcatccacacACGCATTTACAACACGTACAAATATTGTACACAAAAAGTTAGTGTGTCTGAAGAAGTGTGCAAAAATACAGCTTCAAAGTGCTTCTATGTACAGGTGAGTAAAGGTGAGTACAGGTGAGCATCATCGTCTGTGCTCCTTGTTTGTAGAAAGCATCATGCGGAGGATTGAAGTGGTGTCACACCtgtaggaataaaaaaaaaaaaaaactttccgcAGGTAAGAAAATACGTCAGACTGTGGGTCGTACCGCAGAGTGACGTCAAAAACATCGTGCGCTCTGGGTAACAGCGTCAGTGTTTGGAAAAACATCATCACCACGGGAAAGAAGTCGAAATGTGTCAtgagagaaaaaatgattttaagagCAAATTAGAAATTTTCCAAACTTTAAAACATTCCTGTCAGTAAAAttctgcagaaaacagaaagtTTACAGAAAAATTCATCTCTGAAATAAAAAGTCACAACATTCTTCTCAGAAATGCTTATTTATGAAAAAAGTCTGAGCTAAATTTGGTGCAAGAAGAAAATCTGAATTTTTGACCtcatttacaaaaaataaatatatattttaattttttaacattaaatctttaaattttcccagaaaataagaaaaaagtggatttgtgaaattaaaaaacaaaaaacagagtaAAGTAGgaagaataaaatgtaaatattgagcagtttctgctgcagctctgagctcAACATTTATTCAGGTTTTATTTCATTGTCCAGAGTTTTCTGAGCGGTTTGAGTTGCATGAATAATTTTCACGTTAACGTAAACCGGGATGACGCACGTGCTGCTTTTCCCATCAGCGGCCTGATTTTCGCCGCAGGACCGACGTCAAGTCACCTGCGATCGGATGGTTACAGGTGAAAACAGAGGCACCTCTGACGTCAGCAAACAGGAAGTTTTAGGGGCGGTTCCGATCGGTCGAACCGAGAGCGGGTGGTGCCTTCACTGCCGTTAGgatattttacagctgtttctgcagctctgtgccTGCGGGCTCAGGGGCGGCGGCCGGATCAGTTTGGGTTTCTTCAGCAGCGCCCCTCCGCTCCTCTTGGTGGCGGCGGCGGTGACGGAGTAGGAGCGTCCGTGCATCATGCGGGCGTTGAGGCCGTTAGCCATGGAGaaggacttgaggtgggacttTAAGGCCAGTGGGAGCGGCAGCGTGTCGACCAGATGGACCGGAGTGCAGGAGACGATGGAGCGACAGCAGAGGTCCTGAAGACTCagcactgacacacagagaacaACCAATCAGGTCACAGCAATCAAtcaagtgttcctttaattattttttttgttgagcaGTATATTTACGGAATAAAGTACGGTATGTAAAGCTTAACGATTTTAGaaaaagttttaatatttttggatACATATTTTAGGACTAAACTGATTACATTTTAGGGGTaaagtcataaaaaataaaaaaaaatttaaagaataaagttatatttaagaaataaaatcatatttaaaagaaatactTTAGAAATAAAGTCACACGATTATGAGAAAAATGCTCTAATATTTCAGGAATAAAgtgataatattttattaacgAAGTGTAAAGAACATGTTAAGAATATAAGAATAACATCTCAACAATAAGGTGAAAAGATTAGAAAAAAGTTAGAATATTTCAGGAATAGAGCCAAAATATATTCTAAGAACAGCGTTATAGGGAAAAGTAATATATGAAGAATATGAATGTTGGAATATTTAGGTgtataaacaaactaaaatgatGATAAGAGATGAATCAGTGATGCTGCGTGAAAACTGCAGAGcctccagcagagggcagcgcAGAGCTGAAAGCAACATGTTGAGGGATCAGGAGGAGCTGAGCGTCCTGCACGAAAACTACCTCTAAGCAACTCCCTGGACCTTGAAATGTAACCACAACCCAACACTAATGTCAGACCTTTGTTGGGCCTCCACAGGCGCTCCATGCCATGTCTCATCAGGACGATTCGTGCGAGCTCCGTGAACGACTCTGTGATGTTGAAGTTGCACAGCGGGCTGACCTCGAAGAAGGTGACACCCAGCTTCTCAGCATACACCTGTGCCTGCTCTGTGGTCACCTGACGCTTGTAGGCCAGGTGGAGACGGTTCCCAACAAGGATCTTAGGAACCCCTGGGGCATGCTGGGTAAGCAGGAAACAGAAAGGAGATTGTAACAATTACCACTTAGTTTGTGAAAGATGTTCTTGTTAGTAATTTTGAAACTGATTTGCATCATTAAGCATGCTCAGTGTTACAGGTGTCACTACACTGATCCTCAGGTACACAAGCAACACACAACAGAGGGAGCAGAAGCAAACacaatgaagaagcagctttaCACACGGTGAAACATGAAAGGTCTAAAAGCCTGAAGGTCTCAAGTGAGCGTGGGTGGTGGTTGTGACATCACTGTCAGCCTGTTAAATCTGAATGATGAAGAGCGTGCTGACTGCAGGGAAAATCGCAGAAACTGGATGGGAAACTGATGGAGCGATCCGCCGGTCTATCGCTAACCTCATCAATCTCTTTGATCCACCTGTCGATGCCGTCAAAGGACCAGCGGTTGGTGATGTCATACACCAGAATGACCCCCTGGAAAACAGAGAAGCAGAATCAGGATCATTTTGAGAGAAATTACAGGAAGTGGTTGAAACTTATCGACCCCCATGTTAACATTTCCATGTTAAAACtctacagcagaaataagcatATTTACAGCCTGATTTCCCCTCataaagggggtgggggtgtgtgtctataactcacctgtttaaacgGCATTAAAACTTGCATCATCAGGGGGCGTGGCCTTGGCTGCAGCTGTGAGTACACCGCAGGTCCTTACCTGCTCTTTCTGACTTTACAcaaactacagattcaagatcAGCTTTAAGTCTCACCGTGGCAACAGTCTCactgttaccatggtgatgtcTCCTCTGTTGCCACTAATAGCCTGACGAGTGATGACAACAGCGCAGCGTTATTCAGAGAGAAGTGCTGGGAAGATAACAAAGCAGCGTGTTTTGGAGGTGTGGGATGAGTTTTCTCACACTTCCTTCCACCGCTGCGTCTCTGCGAGAGTCACACGCCTGAAAGCATCACGGACAGCGGGTGGCTTCATTTCCAATCAGAGACGGCGCACAGCTCTGACACGTTTGAAATAACCCAGCTGACATattcagtaaataaaatgaactcatgcttttcagtttgtttgttttttttttgcagttttggccacagcggcttttatcggcagtggaaggagagaggaaatgggggaaagatacaggggaaaacacgcgggcaaattggcgacaggccgggactcgaacccacgcCGCCAcacagcatatgtatgtggtcaccggcttcaccactaagccacctgggCGCCCTGAACtcatgtttttatacccaaatgtGAGCAGGACTCTCTGAgcagtcagaaattaatcaagcaggACGTTCAGCCACTAAAACTCACACTTCtggacaaaaagaaacaacagccAGAAGCACGACCTCCTGACCTCTCACTGCCTGCTGTCACCTAATGAGCTCATAAAGCTTCTTGAACTTAGTTCCATTTCAAAGTAACCTGGAAGAACCTCCGATAAACAGTTACATACAGTTATTACACTGAATGCAGGGCTGGTGTAATGGGGATACCTGCTCCATCAGTTTGATTTTAGAGCTTCATGGGCAAAGATGAACAGGATCCTTTTTACAGCATGAACTGAGAAAGTTAAAATAAAGGTATTCAAGCTGTTTCATTGAATTGTAGTTTTAGGGTTGGCACGGTGGTGcatcaagaaggtcctgggtttgaatccaccatctggcatttctatgtggagtttgcatgttctccccatgtctgcgtgggttttctccgggttcctcccaaagtccaaagacatgcagttagtggggttaggttacctggtgattctaattgcccataggtgtgagtgtgcatggttgtctgtctctctgtgttagccctgtgacaggctggcaacctgtccaggtgtaccccgcctctcgccctatgacagctgggatagactccagccccccgtgaccctgaattggattgGCTGAAGAAGATTGATGGTATTTTTAAGTTTTGTGCCTCTTATGTCATCATAACCAGTTTAGTTTTTCTGGGagaaaattaacttttttgttAAAGCTACAAAGCTGGAAGGCAGCTATTTCCTGATTTTTAACAGACTCAGGTGAAAAGTCTTTAATATTATTGCATTATTGTGGAAACCTGGTATATTCAAGGTACAATCCAAATCTCATCTTGCAGGCCTTCATTATAAGACCTTACGAAAGAGAGACAAACCACCTGAGGAATCCTGAGTGGAAACGTGGGTTAATTCCTTAATGCCAGAGGGTTAGGGTCATATATCAGGAATATATCCCACTCCTGTCCCATAAAAAAAGCAGTCGCCTGCTTTATAGCAACTGAGCCAGGAAACACAGAGCCAATTCTGCTGGTGTTGTGAAACAACAAACTTTCTCCATGCAGATATTATGTCCTGTGGTCACTGATATTGTTCATGGACTTCATGGAGGTCTTTGGTCCTATTAACCTTAAATAACTGCCTGTGGGTGTTACCAAGGTGATGCCGACTGGAAAGACTCGTCTAAGGTTGCGGTCCTTTTTCCCAGAAAGGTTCCAAACTTTGAAGTAACTGAATAATAAGAGCTGGTCGGGGTTAAATATGTAAGCTGTGCAGTCCATCATCAGAACATAAGCAAGTCTCACAAACCTTTAACCAATCAGCATGCAGCGTGCAGAGCCTCTTCTCTTTGTTTGGTGCACTCTGCTTACCTGTGCTCCTCTGGAGTAGGATCTGAATATGGTGCAGAACCTCCCCTGACCCGACGTGTCCCTGAAACAACACGGACAATAAGAGGTTAAGGGTCAAGATGACACGTTTAAAGTCAGTTCCTTTGGCTTTTTCCTGCCTTGTAACGAGGTCTAAACAAACACTTGAACATTACTGGTGAAAACTACAAGCCAGAAGGTGTGAGGATGATTCAGAGGGCTGGGATCTGTTTTACATTCCCTCCAAGAACTACGAGGTCGTGTTTGTGCCAAAGAACTGTTGTTGTGTAGTTTTATTTCAGAAGCTCCCGGGGCGTTTCATCTGTGCTGAGAGGCCACAGAAGGGCGAGCACGTCAAACAAagccttttttcttctgttattcCAAGATTTCCTAACGATTCAGGTTTGAGCTGGTTCTCTCCTCTGCATTACAGGAAAGCAaatccagacttttttttttaaccttcagcTGAAAATTATTTGTGACAGATTTGAGTCCAAATGCAAATCCTCACATCAGCAGACTCCTGATCCGCACCTGCAGAGGTATGAACTTGAGTCACTTGGATTAGTTTTACGTAATGATTCAGAAGCTGAAGACTTGACATGATTCAAATGAGTTTGGAATAATTTCTTAGGAACATCAAGACGATGCCTACTAGTTTTTGAAGTTATCATTCCCACTGTGCAGTTTTGCTTTATCTGTTAATGGGAAAGAATCTTAACTCCAAAAATTAATCAGATTCATGCTCTCAGAAAAATCTGCACAAATTTTTGAGTAATCCCgttaacacacagacaaacaaaccagtcCCTCTCAGAGgaggcaacaacaaaaacaacacacttCCTGCTTTACTTTGGAGAACTGTCACATGGTTTATGACTTGATCCAAACATGAAAACGTGTTCTAATTATCGATTAGAACAAGCACAGAGTGGAGGTGGACTTCACTTTGGACTTTACAATCTCTGATTTGTCTACAGTGTGCTTTCTTGTTTTAAGGGTTTTGTTACCTTCAAAAAACGGTTCTGTGACTGGTTCGGCTTATCTGCTTCTTGGCGGGATCATCCATGAAGGCTTGGACAGATTAAAGCTTTCTCTGAGGTGAAGCTGAGAAGTGTGGACAGATTCCTTACAGTGCTGCAGACATCGGAGGGCTGCCTGagcatattttattaatttgagaACATCTGAAAAAATGACCTGATCGGTTTAGTGTTCATCTcctcactcttattttgaaagttcagtcaaTGCCGACCTCCACTGCTTCCTGGTCAGACAGAGCGCTCCGGCTGCTGCTGGGCttgtttcttcctcttgtttaaacatgttttatttggttttctgAAACCAGACAGTTGATGCTTTCATTGAGTCTATAACTGCTCACTTATTCAACTTActgtattttactttattaattattttgtgtAAGGTTagaattttaatttgtttgcgACCTTTTCTTGTTTCATATGTTctgtataaatgtttttttggacATCCTCAAAAACGAGATCTCAAGAGCTTCTTCCTGCTTCGaacgtccttcaagaagcctggagaacgatTCCTGACACGAAAGCAGCCTCAGAgcgttcaggctgtgctgaagaataaaggtagaCATAAAATATTGACCTTCAGGCTTGTTAGATCTGTACAAATGCTGACATATTTGCACATATTTTAGGTAATCTCTGCAGCTATTTCACATGTTCCTGCAAGATctgaagaaatgaagggtggttcaagacttttgcacagtaccagCTCTGACTGTGATGATAAACATGTTGACAGACGCTCGTCCCtgctgtcacactctccacctCTCCCTGAAACACAGCCTGCTCTGAGGGTTCGTTGTTCTTGTGAGTCCACAGTGAAAAACAAGCgtgtttctgcagcagctgaatACCGCAGCAGTGTTTGGTTTGGCTGGCGAGGACGCTGGCTGGATGCCGGCCCGCTGCTCCTGACGGGGAAAAGATGGCAGCCAGCTGCCTGTTTTCATGTCAGGTGGTCAAACAAAGCCTCGTAGAGCGATCCTGATTTAGAGTCCAAAGAGCCGAAGGAGTCACGTCGGATCATGCAGGGATTTACTCAAAGTGTGTGAAGCCAGAGAGAGctagtgacacacacacacacacacacacgcaaacggAGTCTCATCCGCTTAAACATCAAAGTTTCAGATTAAACATTTAACGGTGTCTCGGCTGAAAGCTAAAACACTTTCTAAAAATATGTCTGAGGGCTCTGAGGAGGTCTGTGCAGAGCGGCAAACATCATCACTGAGTACTTCTACTCGAGTACAGCTCAGCTGATCTTATAAAACAAACCCAATGACATCATTCCTCCTTTAAAggtttaatgaaaaataaaaattctgtttttcctttgcaGGAACTCCGTCTTTCTTCATCATAAGAACATTTGGACATAGTGCTGTATTTAGTGCACTTCTTCAGTCTTAATGGTAACAAAGGATTTATATGGTAATAACCATTTCCTCTGCCATGTGTGAAAACTGAGTGTAAAACCTGACCTCTGTGTCCATTAAACATCAGCCGAGTTGCTGAGAATAAAGAGGTTTTGGTGCAAAAGTAGATGCTGCTGTCAGTGGGAAAAAGCTAAAGGCTGTACTGGACTTCTGGGTGGATCagttgtggctcaggaggtacagcaggtcatctactaatcagagggttggtggtttgatccctggctgctacattctacatgccaaagtatcctggAGCAAGATACTCAGCCCTGAGTCACTCCCattgtgttcattggagtgtgactGTTTGTATGAACGGTGCTcacatagagtagaaaagtgtccATTCATcatccttcaaaataaaactcccAGTCATTTCCAGGTTAGTGTGTGTGATATGATCACACACACTAACCTGGAAATGACTGGGAGTGTGTGTGATATGATCAGCTGAAGGGTGGTGTGTTGTTTGGTCAAGCTTTTAAACTGTTTGGGTCTCATAATAAAAACTCTCTCAGCTGTAGGTCACAGTGTGGGCTCAGTCACTGAGATCAGAGCCTTCAGAACCAAAATGAGCCTCAAAGGAGGTTTTTAATCTGATTCAGTAATGAATCCAACCTGCTGCTTCCTCACTGTCAGATGTGTGACATCAAAGGCTTTTAATCATCAAacctaagtttttttttctaattttatccTCTGAAGACCTGTCTCTGAAGGGAGAAACGTGTTGTGTTGTGAGCAGCAAACTAATTCCCATTCCCCTCAGTTTTATTAGACATGAGGCTGAAACATCAAAGTAAACTGCCTGCATGGACCCAAACCTCTGAGGTAAAAAAACTGAAGGAATATTTTTCACTAATTGAGTGAATTGAGCCTTTAATACATCACTGGACTGAAGCTGAATGGAGCTCAGCATCAACTCTTTTATCGAGTCAAAGCAGCCTCACATGCTCCCTTATTCCTCCTCTGCTGTTTTTACGCAGCGGGCTTTCTGCGACCGATCTCGTGACACGAGGACAGCTGGGAGGTGAACGGCACCGGTGTGACGGTGTTTTCATAccagagctgcagcttcacCCTTCTCCCGTCCAGGAGGATGGTGGTCGTCTTGTAGTCGATTCCTGAAACAAAGCAGAGGTAAAGATGAATTAAAATCAGACGCACAAACAGATGACTGACAGTTTTAGATTCAGTCTCAGAGGAGACCGTTACCTCAAACGTACATCATAGGTAACAtgaaatgagggaaaaaagGCCGCACATCGAGATTCTCATGAAAGAAAATTGTGCTATTTGGAAGCTCCAGGATCTGAGAACTCAGTTTTCTTTCAATCCTTTCACATTTCAGCtgtacagagaaaaacaaagattacAGACTCATCAGTTTTTGAAAAGGATTATTCCTGAAAATGCACCagagaaaataataatttgacaCAGAATCAGAAAAGTACATACAAATAAGCTCAGAGCAGAGTAACCATATTCacgcaacacaaacacaaaggtgGGAACCAAAAACTACTTCCTGGTCAGGTTTAAGAAAAGGTTGCTGTTTAGGTTGATATCCGtccttttaaaacacaaacccGCCAGTGAAcgtctgctggtgttggttATACAGCAGCTGGTGCTAATTCTCCAGGTAGGGCCATTAAAGCCGCTTTCATCTGTGTCTCTGCGGTTTTTGTTGTCGGGAAGAAAAAAGGAGGTGTTAAAGGATGTGACGGTGAGAGAGGTGAGTAATGCTGGTGGAGCGAGACGAATGCTATCAAAGGTGCCTTTGGTTCAACTCCTGGTATGGGAAGTTTGTAATTTCATAGGTTAGTTATATAAATGCTGaatttgtgagaaaaaaacagaataaaacaaagaacaaactcATGCAAAGGAACAAGTCCAGGAAAATTACACAGAAATTACTTTTAGATGCAAAAGCTACTTTACTTCACAAAAGGGGGGGGGACCTTCAGTTGGTTGAAGGTCAAAAATTCAACTCTTGAAGCCTAAACCTGCTCAGGTACTTTTTGCTACTTAATGTAGTTAAAAACTTCCTGAGTAAGTTTAGTACTTGAAAATACTCACAGGTaagaaatgtatttgttttaataatgaaaCTACAAACTTCCCATACCGGGAGTTGAAGCCGGGCCACCTGGGTGAAAACCAGGAATCCTGACCATATAGGACTGTTCAAGGAACCTTTGATAGCATTCGTCTTGCTCCACCAGCATTACTCACCTCTGTCTCCATCACATCCTTTACCACCTCCTTTTTACtccaaaaaacaacacagatccTGCTAAAAGCTAACAAACTAGTTTTTCCAACCTTAatcaagtagtttttttttttagtttttttttaacctactgagGTAGTTTTTGCTACCTGAAGCTAACGAAGTCACTTTTTTCTACCTGAAAGTACTCACAGAACAGAAATTTCAGTGTCAGAATTTCTTGCCTGTGAGAACTTTCAGGTACAAAAAAACCTCCCTGAGTAGGTCCAGGCTCTAAGACACTTTAGATACCAAAAAAACACTCGGTTAGCTTCAACTGCCAGCACGTGCAGGCCGTGTCCAGGTGTATCTGCTGCTGACCAAATGAAATCTTTCTACAGTCACATCTTTgttcgctcattctttgctggAGGGTTTCCAGcagacatttctgtgtgtgtgactttcTTAATTTATGCTAAAACtagtttttgaaatattttcatcttgAGCTCGAGTTTGTTCAGGATTTTGGTCCAGATGAGCATATCCAGGGAGCAGCGAACTTCCACTTTCAGGAGTTCATGAGGAACTTTTTCCAGTTCTGATCTTATTCATGAACTCATGAGCCCcgagagctgctgtgtttcttaGGGGACTAGAACCAGCAACCTCCATccatcattttaagaaaaatgtccTGGTTGGAAGCCTCTAACCAACATATCCCTGGATTTACTGAGGAATTTCAGGGATTTGAACCAGAGCCCTGCAGCTGCCAAAATCCATCAGTGATGCACAGTTATTCAAAGCATCCTGCACAGGCCTCTGGTTTCTCTCCCACTTACTCCTGATTGCTGCTAATATCAGGCTGCTCTCACACGGGAACAAAAGCAGCAGGCAGCTCGTCTCTTTTATAACAGTAATTATCAGGAGCTTCCTGCAGCGCGGCCTCGACACgggctgcacacacactcaccgtCATGTATGGCACGTGAAAGCTGTTGGCTGCTCACAGGAGGTACGAAGATGCTGCCTCTGAGCCCCACTACGTCACTAGGATGGAGTACAGATGGGACGGACCTCCATCACTTTTCTAATAACCTAAAATGATTCCTTCTGCTGTTTCATATGTGCTTAATTATTACACAAACGACGGCACTAATACGACTCCCGCCTCTCTAACCCAACGCTGAGAACTGGATTAGCTTTGACATCTTTTAATGTGAGGCAACAGCTGCATCTCA is a window encoding:
- the rab40b gene encoding ras-related protein Rab-40B — protein: MSHRSSPARAYDFLLKFLLVGDSDVGKGEILASLQDGATESPYGYNMGIDYKTTTILLDGRRVKLQLWDTSGQGRFCTIFRSYSRGAQGVILVYDITNRWSFDGIDRWIKEIDEHAPGVPKILVGNRLHLAYKRQVTTEQAQVYAEKLGVTFFEVSPLCNFNITESFTELARIVLMRHGMERLWRPNKVLSLQDLCCRSIVSCTPVHLVDTLPLPLALKSHLKSFSMANGLNARMMHGRSYSVTAAATKRSGGALLKKPKLIRPPPLSPQAQSCRNSCKIS